The segment ACCGAGTGAGGGAGTCGTTGTTTAGCGAGGCTgaacagaaaactgctgttatttttgccCTCGTAATGGCTGATAACCCATTTAGTTCACAGGCCCTCCTAAGTCTTATTTAAATTCACGGAAGACAGGTTATTATTTACAACAGCCGCTTGTTAAAGCTTTTTCATACCTAATTTGGTTTTCCCGGTGCTTTTGGGATCAGCAAAGTGCTGAATTAGTTACTGCTGAATCATATCGGAGTCTTATACAACACAGCACGAGCTGCTTGCATAGCAACTCCTTAAGTAATAATACTTCACGTGCTGATGTAACCTGAAGGTTCTCAGGagctttgttttggcttttctgGATCGCTGCAGGATTCATTagctttcatattttattttttttatttttattcttatttccaAAGGTATATACACCTACTTAGGATGTAGCTCTAGCTCTATGGTATAAATGTACTATACTGACCATACTCGGATGATGAATCTAAAACAAATGCTTCCACATGCAGAATGGAAACTGACTGCAGTCCTATGGAGTTGACCAATAACACAGAGTCTGAAGAGGATTCTGATTACAGAGACTTCGAAGAAGCAGATGTAAAAGATATGAGACTAGAAGCCGAAGCTGTAGTGAATGATGTTCTGTTTGCTGTCAGCAACATGTTTGTTTCAAAAACCCTTCCATGTGCAGAGGATGTGGCATATATCAATGTGGAAACCAGGGAAAAAGGCAAATACTGCGTGGAGCTCACTGACTCAGGACTAAGGGTAAACTACCTTGCTTATAATTTCTTGACTGTCTTCACTTTGCGTGATGTTCTTGTTCAGAAGGTGCCTAGAAAGCAACTTCAGTGATACCAAAACTTCATACGTATTCTCTTGTACTTTTATGAAAGCCAGTTCTGTGTGTTCCACCTACAAAGTGGCACTTCTGTTAATGCAAACTAAGGAAGAAGGGAAGTTGGTTGGAAAACAGGCATTTATTTGAGACACTTGGAAAATGAGCTGAAGCAGTTAACATGACTGACAAAGCTAAACGTTGTGATACCTGTTTCTCATTGCGACGTGATCCTAATCACAAAAAAATTAACTGGTGCTTTCTCTGTTGCAGGTAGTAGCTTATGATTTTGATCAGACTGATGACAGTTTGCAAAACCCGTACCATGAAACTGTCTACTCCTTATTGGACACACTCAGCCCTGCGTATCGGGAGGTGTTTGGAAATGCATTACTACAAAGACTAGAAGCCTTGAAGAGAGACAGTCAATCATGATGTACCCTGAAGGAAGATTTAAGACTAGAAGGAATTCTTTGTATGAGGCACTGAGGTCTTTCTTACAAATGCAGCTGCAAACATCTAAAGATCCATTTCTTGCATTGACATCTGATATGTACTAGAACTGTTCTACAACATGTTGCTGCAGAGGATTTGTGTATATCACAGTTCTATCCACATGGATAGACTGTAAAACtaattgatgttttctttttgttgtagGTGAGCAAAAAACttctttcaaaaatgttcaaaaatattTGGTCTGTTTTCAAGGTGTTACTATTGAAAGCTCTTGAAAAAACATAGAGAATGAATGTTATATAGGCAAGTAATAAgcttttttgtgctttctggTTATTGCCATATCTGATTTTTAACGTGGAAGTTAACTACCTAGTTACAGTCTATTAAGTGAAATTAATGGAACAAAACAGTTAACTTCTGTTTCTAACTGAGAAATAGATTTTTCACACCCATTTGCTGTGCACAAATCTGAAAGTTCTAAGTTTCAATAACAAGAAAGCTCGAGAAAGCTCTTGAGCAGCTGAGTGTTGCTTATATAACTACAATATCTGAGTTAAAAGTTCATTATTACTTGATCCATCCTTTTCTACAACAAGCAACAAACTCCAAAGAGTAAATGATGTACCGTTACTATATGAATGTACTATCTGAATCGCAAATGAATTAAGCACAGAAGTAACTTAGGATGTAACAGGCTACATTCCTTAGAGATGATGATATATATGATAcgtatgtgtgtatgtatgctATATTGTAATTTTTTGGGAGGCTTGGAAGACATTTTAGCTTGTTTACTCTTCCGAATGTGTGTTTATATAATGTGCAGGATAAATACACCCAGAGTATTTTGCTTCAGCCTTTACTTTCTACCACACGGTAATTTGGTACTCCCGTTTTTCAacttttcttcctggattttaCAGCATCCTCTCCTAATGAATACTAAATATGCATTGTAATACTGATTGCATCGTATTGGTTTGAAACCAAAGGTTGTATGAAATTTATTAGGACAAGTGAAAACTGGAACACATAACTTGTATTTTCTACTTAAAACTGGTACAAATCTCTTTATAATTAATTGCTTTAACTTTTCAAGTATGTATTGAATGGTAGaccttttttaaaagaaacctgTTGTCTAGAAATACTGCAACTTCTGGAGTAGCATTCTATGACCATGATACTTCTATTCTTGTATGATTCAATATTTGTGCATCTTTCTTTATTCTGTCATGCTGTTGTGCTGAGTATACCAGTATCTTTATTGGAGCGATGCTTAGGAACATATCAGTCCTTGTGAACTCACAAATTCAGCTGACTTCAGTAGAGTTGTATTGACTTACACCTGTTGAGGAGTAGCCATATTAATTGAAGAAGCCAAACAGTGGATTTTGTTAGCATAGTTTTGGAGTGTTGATGTTATAACTGTGACTGGTAAGATTACCACAGtcagcttttccattttctagaTCTTAATTTGATGTTTAATTATCTTGTTGATACTCCCAATGTTAATCTTTTGATTCTGAGTATGGACCCATGCTCTAAAATTTGCTCATAGGCTCTGTTTTGCGCAGAGATCTGTGACACGTAGTTAGTCCTCTGTGAGGAGAATGTACTTTATCAAGtttatatttgaatatttttccttgcagttaatttcaattaaaatgacTAAAGCATTAAATAAACACACCAGCGTGTTGGTGATTTTTAGGGGGAGGGAAGAGACCACAATTATTCTTTCCATAAACACATCTTATTAATAAGAACTTCAGAAGTACCTTTGGCTGTAAACTGTCCTGCAAAGGTAGAGCAGAAAACTGTGGAGGATCTTGGAAAGGAAGCATGAGAATGACAAGTGAAAAACGTGCCAAAATTAATGCTGCATTGCcaggttttatttccttagaCATCTTTTAAAACACTTAGTCATTTCAAATGCTTATTACCAACCTAAGCTGAGAACTATTACACAACATATTGCGTATAGATGTTTCTGGAAGaattctctgctgtttcttagAAGGTACTGGAGTATAAAAAATGAGAGAGCAGCACCATTTCATAGTGTTTAGTTGTGGGCTCGTGGAGGAAACTTTCCGTTCCaatgaggagctgctgacaaGGCCGAGGCCGCGCAGCCCCCGCCCAGCGCTCCCCGCCCATAGCAACGGGCCGCGTCCCGGGCGCAGTTGCGGCCATGGCGGCGGGCGCTGCGAGGAGCCGGCGGATCTTCCTCAACCACCTCGATTCCTACTGCGGCCGCAGCATCGGCGAGGTTCGGGCACGGCCCGCGGCGGGCAGTGCAACGGGGAGCTGGGCGGGGTGGGTGTACACAAAGGTGCCTTGTGTATGTTGCAGTATTTATCCGGTTGTGTTGTCGGAGCGTCGCTAGAAAGtgtggaagaggaagaggaaaatgagaatcGTCCGGAGGTTGAAGTTTCCAAGAGGCCAAAGGAGGGAGTCTACCAAATAGTAGGGACTCTCTCTAAGCCAGAGAGTACTAAACCACGCTTTGCAGCAGAAACATATGCAGTAAGTCATAACCTTATTTCAGGTCGTTGTTAAAGAGCATTATAAATATGGCAAGGCATATATATGACCCTCATTAATAAAGTG is part of the Coturnix japonica isolate 7356 chromosome 5, Coturnix japonica 2.1, whole genome shotgun sequence genome and harbors:
- the GSKIP gene encoding GSK3B-interacting protein isoform X2, producing METDCSPMELTNNTESEEDSDYRDFEEADVKDMRLEAEAVVNDVLFAVSNMFVSKTLPCAEDVAYINVETREKGKYCVELTDSGLRVVAYDFDQTDDSLQNPYHETVYSLLDTLSPAYREVFGNALLQRLEALKRDSQS